In Carbonactinospora thermoautotrophica, the genomic stretch TGAGCCCGAACTCGGGCCGCTTCCTCGTCTCATTCTTCGGGGTGAGCGGGTGGGGCCGGATTCTCGTGCCGATCAACTATCGACTGAACATCGACGAGGTTCGCTACATCATCGAGCATTCCGGGGCCACGGTCCTGCTTGTCGATCCCGACCAGAACGCGGCCTTGCGTGACATCGACGTGAAGATCCGCATCGTCCTGGACGGTGAGGAGGACGCGGAGCTGTTCGCCGAGACTGACGAAGAGCCAACGCCGTGGGCAGGCGATGAGGACGCGACCGCCTCCATCAACTACACGTCAGGGACTACAGCGCGGCCTAAAGGCGTGCAGCTCACTCATCGGAACTGTTGGCTCAACGCCGTGGCGTTGGGTTGGCACGCCGGGGTCGGTGATCGGGACGTGTATCTGCACACGCTGCCCATGTTTCACGCCAACGGTTGGGGCATGCCGTACGCGGTCACCGCGATGGGAGGTCGCCACGTTGTGCAGCGGAAGGTGGATGGCGAGGAGATTCTTCGGCGGATCGAGAGGGAGAAGGTAACGCTGCTGTGTGGCGCGCCAGCGGTGGTGGCGAGGATTCTCGATGCCGCCGCGAAGCGGCGGGAACGTGGCGAGGAGGTCCCAGGGCGTGACCGTGTGCGGATGATCGTTGCCGGCGCGCCGCCCCCCTCGAGGACGATTGAGCGGGTCGAGACCGAGCTCGGCTGGGAGTTCATCCAGATCTATGGCCTCACCGAAACCTCACCGTTGCTCACGATGAATCGTGCGCCGAAGGAGTGGGACGGCAAGTCGGCCGCCGACAAGTCGCACCTCCTGTCCCGTGCTGGGGTTCCCGTCCTTGGCGTGCGCATCCGTGTCGACGAGGAGGGGGAGCTGCTTGCCCGCTCGAACCACGTGTTCGAGGGCTACTGGCACCAGCCCGAGGAGACCGCGAAGGCGATCAAGGACGGGTGGTTCCACACGGGGGATGGCGGCTA encodes the following:
- a CDS encoding AMP-binding protein; this encodes MRVPLMIGDFLERAAFVFGEREAIVDEPDVSGSLGRITYAQLHRRAKGMAVALERMGVAPGERVAIVSPNSGRFLVSFFGVSGWGRILVPINYRLNIDEVRYIIEHSGATVLLVDPDQNAALRDIDVKIRIVLDGEEDAELFAETDEEPTPWAGDEDATASINYTSGTTARPKGVQLTHRNCWLNAVALGWHAGVGDRDVYLHTLPMFHANGWGMPYAVTAMGGRHVVQRKVDGEEILRRIEREKVTLLCGAPAVVARILDAAAKRRERGEEVPGRDRVRMIVAGAPPPSRTIERVETELGWEFIQIYGLTETSPLLTMNRAPKEWDGKSAADKSHLLSRAGVPVLGVRIRVDEEGELLARSNHVFEGYWHQPEETAKAIKDGWFHTGDGGYMDGPYAVITDRKKDVIITGGENVSSIEVEDVLYQHPAVAEAAVIGVPDEKWGEAVKALVVLKAGATATEQELIDFCRANMAHFKCPKSVEFRDSLERTATGKLQKFKLREPYWAGHERRVH